Part of the Zingiber officinale cultivar Zhangliang chromosome 6A, Zo_v1.1, whole genome shotgun sequence genome, gaagttgtcaaggtatgtctgatccttttgattagcaactgtttcactatcctcaaaggagttattccaatatttcttttctaacataggctcctcaacaactggatgcggagcaatgtggtttttatatcatgcgatatatgaaagatataattgaaaattttggagttgaccacaaggattcacttccagcaatggtaataatacaatatcttccattttgcatataacccctaaagataatttgttgcattttccaacattgcttcagtatcataattgatacaaactcatatttgattttgattgattatgaacgTCTTTTAGCTTTTCCCTCATTATATCAGATCTTGCTGTTGCTATGCTTTTCCCCTGatgcttgatgtgtttctatgtagtCTTTGAACTTCTCTATTTCAATTTTGGCAGCTATGTGCTCGTCTATGATTAATAGTTCAATAGAATTCAGGGTCACTGATTTGTTATATGATGCTCTTGGTCATTCCATGATTTTTgaattcaaccattatcatgcctagtaatttgttgtatgatgctgtcggttttTATCAATCTCTACACTTTAAtaagaaggagcaaattatctatgttatattctaagcagcatatactaagtgtaaTATATGCGCGCAATTATCCTTCAATGAATTAAGCATTATGAACAAtagtcttccacagcagcctttaaaaacttagtattctattttattttatacatgtacacatttgttttagttatttgacatatggtggattattgGGTCCTGATCATGAATTAACTTTGTATAAAGTATTGTAGATTATCTTTGTTGCAAGTATCAATTAGAAAGAGACTTTCTTTGGTTTAGATATTTTGCATTCCAAATTTAGTTTATTGGTAGTTCTCATTGCAAAACCAGACTGAAAAGCTGTCAAAATGCTTGATTTGAAGTGTTAGAAGGATAGAGATCAGAAAAACTAGACTGGCCTCGTTAGAGCTAGAGCatatatttggaaaaaaaaataaatcaaaattgcatctttaccatttccagctttcaaaattgcatctttactaatatattatttatgtgtttttacagtttacaaatctcaagtactctagagttgaaattgatgaagtgcggttcgagtgagctgaatgcatgctagattacatttgaagtgcggttctaccttgatgtgttgttaaaagaatgttctaccttgattttgatatctattagcttttgatgtaaaaaaaatgtttgtgtattttatggatactgttgtaagaagattatttatgtaatttgttaatatttgtgtattttatagatattgttgaatgaaaaatatttgtgtaatttgtgaatatttgtgtattttttttttgttactgtcgatttttcattgtttcggaagtCAAATTTGTGATGTTAAAAAATacagatattacatcggttttccaccgctgcaaaaccggtgttattaactaatattacatcagtcgtataccgctgccaaaactggtgttattaacatataatattacatcggttttacaccgttgatgaaacggtgtcgttaagtgatactacaccggttttaacccgatgtctaaaatgacagaccttttacatcagcttcatagacatcggtcgaaaatataatagacaccggtggaaaaccgatgtctatgagggtttttgttgtagtgtatctatatcactcacatccctccgtataatttgttacacacccagttacgggtgacgtttgacgaagccaaagtatgtaactccttatgtagggaaccatggtgacttcaggtccaaggactgatagtcatactaatagtcacatgagaaagtgtatgacactcatataacgatccatgatactttctcatggcaggtcattcagtatacattctccaatgcatactcatgtgtcaacttgatatctctatatccatgacttgtgagatcaagtcatcgagttgacctacatgctagtctcatcgcattaacattgtccctgaatgttaatacttgactaggaatgattaaaagtagtgttctctatatcatctcactatcaattcaactaatcgattgatatagataagaaccttctactcaagaatgctattatacttagttatttggcaccaatataagtaagtataataaccataaaaaaatatctttataagtatataggaatatgatacatcgagtccatacaacaatcatcatatgattagctctagggctctaactaacatgatcGACATTAGCTAATTGGAGCATGATGGGGAGCTGAGTCCTATAAGTAGTTAAACAAGGAGTTGGGCTCCAATGATATCCGAGTGGAAAGTTGGGCCCCTAGGATATCCGATCGACATTAGTCAATTGGAGTGTGATGGAAAACAGAACCTCGTAATTAAGTGGTTGAGTAGGGAGTTTGGCTCTGATAACATCGGAGTGGAGAGCTGAGTCATTAGGATGTCCGATCAACTTTAGTCGATCGGCATGGGAAGAGCTCATCGGATATGCTATTCGAATTGACATACCTTAAACTTTGACTGTTACCTATTCTGATTGGTTAACCTTTGGACCTCACCTGGGACTTCTCGTATCACTCCTCTGTATGATGAATGTCTAAACAGTTAGGGCTAAAAACTCTCACAAAAGTACCTGTGCACAATCTTAATGTGCTAAACTATGCTTATAAAATCTTGTATTGTGAATTCTCTAATCGAACTTTGGCCAAAAGAGGTGTTAAAGAATTAGTACAATCTTTTAAAGCCCATCAAAATTACATGCAGACTCCATTGAACAAATATTTAGTGTTACTTTATTTTCTATATAACAATTTATTTTAGTATTTAACTTTTGTGGATGTTATTAGTTTTTAATCtagaaaactcaaaattaaaactattttaaatttcatttatatttattttaatttagttagtATAAAACCTTACAATCTAGATTAAGTGCCCTAAAGAACTTAAGTACGCGCGTACTTGTTCTTTAAAAGGGGAATCATTGTAATGATTctaaaaactaagaaaaattcctaatcaacaacttctcctcaactatatttttttaaaaaatcttttaaagtaaTTATATAAACATTGAAATCCTCTATAGACAAATTTCAATGCGCCATAGTCTACAGAAAGATGAATTCTCACGTTAGGATATCATCTAGATATATGGTATCTTAAGATATAATGATAAATATGGTGTCACTGAATATGGTATGAAATATCAGTTattatagaaataataataaCGTCAGTGGTTACAATTGGTCTTTGTCAATTACAATAAATTTATGATCATTATcctaaattgatatttttataattattaaagttaaagttaatctCTTCGCCGGCTCCACGGAAAGAAAATTTTTACCTGATGCAGCAGCCCTTTACATCATCTTATTCATCAATATAAAGCTTTGAACAATATTAAAGCATTTAGCATTATAATACAAGCCACTTACAATATCGTCATCATCATTATATCTACCATGCATGACAATAGAACGCCATACTGATAGAACCAAAAGCAATCCATCGAATAATTATTCCACGCACTTTATTTATAGACTACTATAATTATGTAACGATTTGCCGTGCTCGCTGATCAGGCGTAGGGAGCCTTGTCGACGCCCTCTTCGAGGCGGAACCACACGGTCTTCTTCACCTCGGATGAGCCACTGATCCCTGTGGCGGCCGCTGCCTTCCCGCCGATGCCGGCCGCGGAGGCGCCGCCGTCATCAGCCGGGCCAAAGACGCCGGTGGTGGGGTGTGGCCCCCAGTACTTGTCAGAGCTTCCGCCGTCGATTACATAGTCCGGCACCACGCACGGCCGCACCTGCTCGTCCACGTTCTTGTCGTACGACGACTCGTGCAGCGCCCGGATCCTGCAAGTTGGGCACGCGTCAGTCGGCAGTCGACGATGATCTCATCGGGTGCATCCTACGGCTGTGAATGCCATTGTAAGAATTAAAACAGCCCCATCATCTACGGTAGCAATCAGTCCGCCGGCCAGCtctcctttttcattttttttaataaaaaaatattgtcaCTTTAACGGCGATGTCGGTGTGAGGTCGGTGACCGGAAAAGCAAAAGACAAATAGGAACATGCAAATGGATCTACACAAACAGTGTTAGTTACCCGGAAGAAATCACCGGATAGGCGACGGAGACGGCGGGGAGGGGCGAAGCGGCACGGATCTGGTGGAGGAATCGCTTCCCGAGGCTTCCTTCGGCTATCGATCGTCCCGCCCAGTAGGTTGCCATACAGGAAGAGAAAGACGTGGGAGATAGACCACTGAAGTTAGGCGACGGAGGACGGCGGAGCAATCCTATCCTCATTCTCGCAAGTCGCACCAGTATATATAGAGCAAAGAGGGCCCCATCGACGATTTTGTTCAACGCTGACTCAACCCCAGGCACGCACATATCGCACCGTATCGGCGGGTCCCATCCAACCCATTTTTCTCTTCGGAGACATCTGATACACTTGATGGATGGATCACGACATAAACCACGAACCGTTCCTAAATATTCCTAAGTGACCAAGATACCCTCGCCTACTTTGTAATATTAGCAAGTGACCAGGCGCGCAGCGGCTATTGATACGCCAGACGACGAGGGTACAAGTGGAAGTTCAACTCTCCCATGCTCGTTCCGGTATCTCCGGGTGTTTTCTGGTGGCGTAGGCACGAGCGGCCAAAGTTGACAGGAGGTATGCTCATGGTGGAGCCCACCGACAGGTCTTTGTTGGGTAGGTTAAGTTGACTTCTCCTTAAGCATTAAGGATACTAATTTCTgcattattaaaaattaataattaataattaataattatattttgACCGTAAATTACATCGCGTATGTCTCCCTGCTGCGTGATTCTTGGAGCATTAAAGTCTCTGATAAATTTGGACGGTTAGATATTGTTATAATTAGTAATTAGTAATTAGCCATTAAGATTAACAAAGTCAGCTTCACCTAATAGTAATTGAGAAATGCATTATTGTTAATATTATATCATtattctttttccttcttttttttttgtacttatCTTAAGAAACGGGGTTGCTGTGGTCGGTCCAATTCTTAATCAAGAAGCCATTTGTTTACTGTTATCTATTAAGAGTTGAAACTTCCCCAATGTTGTCGACTTTCACTTTGCAGGGAACTCAATTAAGTGAACGAGGCCATGAgataattaacatatatgctCGATTGCTTGATTCTTACGGACAGATTGCCATGAAACTTGAAATGTATGACTCagagattcttttttttttcaaaaaaaataaaatttgaggcaataaaatccaaaaagaaaTTTAGAGGGAATCAGTAATGTTATTGTTTCAGTGAAGAATAATGAACACAGGATTAAAAAACATAGTATTTCATGGAAGTGGATTACTCGTAGTCGGTACAAATTGGGAATTATATGAGTtgttaatatatcaaattaatctGTGGGTTAGGGAATGCTATTGAACGGATTAATTTGGGGCAACTTTTGTCAAATCCTTAATTTGAACCTTTCTCTATTctctaattgaaaaaaaaaacaattatttattattatttttttttggactCTTAGACATCTCCTCTAGATGAGTCCGTTTCAATGTGttacattaaaaatataaaaatttaggaTGCGTTTGGTTTgtctcattttcattttcattttcattttcattttcattttctaaaaaatacacGTTTTTCGTTtattagaaaatgactttttcgtGTTTTTCGTTTTTTTAGAAAACGTTctttcattttcttaaaaatgaacgtggaaaatgcaaaccaaacgtaattttcattttctcaaaaaatgaaaacagaaaacaacatagaaaacgcaaaccaaacacccccttaattACTATCCTCTCTACTATTAAAAAatctcttataaattttttttaacccatTGAGTGGTCCTACCCACATTATTAATTTCgagagaaaaaatttaaatttaaaatatcattattactcttaaaataaaaatcttaaaGCTCACGTTCTTTCGAGTTAATTTTTTCGTTACataaacttttttaaaaactcTTGTATTGAAGATGCCCGGGAAATATTTGGATTTTGGTA contains:
- the LOC121994486 gene encoding late embryogenesis abundant protein At5g17165-like: MATYWAGRSIAEGSLGKRFLHQIRAASPLPAVSVAYPVISSGIRALHESSYDKNVDEQVRPCVVPDYVIDGGSSDKYWGPHPTTGVFGPADDGGASAAGIGGKAAAATGISGSSEVKKTVWFRLEEGVDKAPYA